The following proteins are encoded in a genomic region of Mycobacterium sp. 155:
- a CDS encoding DUF3054 domain-containing protein: MRRASASAECRRRCGSEAESRRRGGSEAESRRRGGSAALLTDLIAVVVFCTIGRRSHAEGITVTGVAETAWPFLVGTLTGWLVSRGWQRPTSLAPTGITVWIATVVVGMLLRKLTSAGVAGSFIVVASLVTAVLLLGWRAALAGLRRSRVQSS, from the coding sequence ATGCGACGGGCTAGCGCTTCAGCCGAATGTCGCCGCCGGTGCGGCTCCGAAGCCGAAAGTCGCCGCCGAGGCGGCTCCGAAGCCGAAAGTCGCCGCCGGGGCGGCTCCGCAGCCCTGCTGACCGACCTGATCGCCGTCGTGGTGTTCTGCACCATCGGCCGGCGCAGCCATGCCGAAGGCATCACGGTGACCGGGGTCGCCGAGACTGCGTGGCCATTCCTGGTCGGAACGCTGACAGGCTGGCTGGTGTCGCGCGGCTGGCAGCGGCCGACATCGTTGGCGCCCACCGGAATTACGGTCTGGATAGCGACCGTGGTGGTCGGCATGCTGTTGCGCAAGCTGACCTCGGCCGGAGTAGCGGGCAGTTTCATCGTGGTCGCTTCCCTGGTGACCGCGGTGCTCCTGCTGGGCTGGCGCGCCGCGCTGGCCGGCTTGCGCCGCAGCCGCGTTCAGTCCAGCTGA
- a CDS encoding YbhN family protein, which translates to MSYDAPARSVRSRARSTPGKYRWLRWLVLAVAVTVLAVELTLVWDQLAKAWKSLLTANAWWVLAAVLAAMASMHSFAQIQRTLLRSAGVPVQQWRSEATFYAGNALSTTMPGGPVLSATFVYRQQRIWGASPLVASWQLVMSGVLQVVGLALLGLGGAFMLGASKNPLSLIFSLGGFLAIILLAQAVASRPELIEGIGVRVLTWVNSLRGKPDETGIGKWREILCQLESVSLGRRDLSVAFSWSLFNWVADVACLAFAAYAAGGRPSLVGVVVAYAAARAVGSIPLMPGGLLVVEAVLVPGLVSSGMTLASAISAMLIYRLVSWIFISAIGWVVFFVMFRTENDIDPDTTAPAPARRDTKPAEPAPADPELER; encoded by the coding sequence GTGTCATACGACGCGCCGGCGCGCAGTGTCCGGAGCCGGGCGCGATCCACGCCGGGCAAGTACCGGTGGCTGCGGTGGCTGGTCCTGGCCGTCGCGGTCACCGTGCTGGCCGTCGAATTGACGCTGGTGTGGGATCAGCTCGCCAAAGCGTGGAAGAGCCTGCTGACGGCGAACGCATGGTGGGTGCTCGCCGCGGTGCTGGCCGCGATGGCGTCGATGCACAGCTTCGCCCAGATTCAGCGCACGCTGCTGCGCTCAGCCGGGGTTCCGGTACAGCAGTGGCGCTCGGAGGCGACGTTCTACGCCGGCAATGCACTGTCCACCACGATGCCGGGCGGACCGGTGCTCTCGGCCACCTTCGTCTACCGTCAGCAGCGCATCTGGGGCGCCTCGCCGCTGGTCGCGTCCTGGCAGCTGGTGATGTCGGGCGTCCTGCAGGTGGTCGGCCTGGCTCTGCTCGGCCTCGGCGGCGCATTCATGCTCGGCGCAAGCAAGAACCCACTGTCACTGATCTTTTCGCTCGGCGGTTTCCTGGCCATCATTCTGCTGGCCCAAGCGGTGGCGTCCCGGCCCGAACTGATCGAAGGAATCGGGGTCAGGGTCCTGACCTGGGTGAACTCCCTGCGCGGCAAACCCGACGAGACCGGCATCGGGAAATGGCGCGAGATCCTGTGCCAGCTGGAGTCGGTCAGCCTGGGCCGACGCGACCTGAGCGTCGCCTTCAGCTGGTCGCTGTTCAACTGGGTAGCCGACGTGGCGTGCCTGGCGTTCGCCGCCTACGCGGCGGGCGGGCGCCCATCACTGGTCGGCGTGGTCGTCGCCTACGCGGCCGCCCGCGCCGTGGGGTCGATCCCGCTGATGCCGGGCGGCCTGCTGGTCGTCGAGGCCGTGCTGGTGCCCGGCCTGGTGTCCAGCGGGATGACGCTGGCCTCGGCGATCTCCGCGATGCTGATCTACCGGCTGGTGAGCTGGATCTTCATCTCCGCGATCGGCTGGGTGGTTTTCTTCGTCATGTTCCGCACCGAGAACGACATCGACCCCGACACCACTGCGCCGGCCCCCGCACGCCGCGACACGAAACCGGCCGAGCCGGCACCCGCCGACCCGGAACTCGAACGCTAG
- a CDS encoding HAMP domain-containing sensor histidine kinase: MAIAAAVAASAVVAVFTILTSVVLVNNDAAQLDRRLDSIIDASFNPDQFQDPRRGVLTTGRAKTTGELVFQRGPQLPPLPPGTATVEVNGAEYRVRTIVLDQDGGLLMSIGIRADSILLSAKRIPLYIVVGVVTVLIAGGLGWLLAGPAIRPLRKLTEHTSKLGRDTATMPEVRGVREAEDLSEAMTGMLTRLAAAQQATTNSLQAAQDFAANAAHELRTPLTAMRADLDTLRIHDLPEDERDEVVADLSRAQRRVEAIITALGQLASGQLARHEDRELIDVTEMLYRVARENMRGGSVKVEVHAAADVGSVLGWPAGLRLAVDNLVRNAVTHGEASRIVLTAQRREPMLTIIVDDNGRGLPTEEHETVLGRFRRGSTAGAGGSGLGLALVVQQAELHGGSIRLSDSPLGGLRATLTVSGASAATGNVADFA; the protein is encoded by the coding sequence GTGGCGATCGCCGCCGCCGTGGCGGCGTCTGCGGTGGTGGCCGTGTTCACCATCCTGACCTCGGTGGTGCTGGTCAACAATGACGCTGCGCAGCTCGACCGGCGGCTGGATTCGATCATCGACGCCAGCTTCAACCCCGATCAGTTCCAGGATCCGCGCCGCGGTGTGCTGACCACCGGCCGCGCCAAGACTACTGGCGAGCTGGTATTCCAGCGCGGGCCGCAGCTGCCCCCGCTGCCGCCAGGGACAGCGACCGTCGAGGTCAACGGCGCCGAATACCGGGTCCGCACCATCGTGCTGGACCAGGACGGCGGTCTGCTGATGTCGATCGGCATCCGTGCCGACAGCATCCTGCTCAGCGCCAAGCGGATACCGCTCTACATCGTGGTCGGCGTGGTGACGGTGCTGATCGCCGGCGGGTTGGGTTGGTTGCTGGCCGGCCCGGCCATCCGGCCGCTGCGCAAACTGACTGAACACACCAGCAAACTCGGACGCGACACCGCGACCATGCCCGAGGTTCGGGGAGTGCGGGAGGCCGAGGATCTGTCCGAGGCGATGACAGGCATGCTGACCCGGCTGGCCGCCGCGCAGCAAGCCACGACCAATTCGCTGCAGGCAGCCCAGGACTTCGCCGCCAACGCCGCACACGAGCTGCGCACTCCCCTCACCGCGATGCGGGCCGACCTGGACACCCTGCGGATCCACGATCTGCCCGAGGACGAGCGCGACGAGGTGGTGGCCGACCTGTCCCGCGCCCAGCGCAGGGTGGAGGCCATCATCACCGCTCTCGGCCAGCTCGCGTCCGGCCAGCTCGCCCGTCACGAGGACCGCGAGTTGATCGACGTCACCGAGATGCTCTATCGGGTGGCCCGGGAGAACATGCGTGGCGGATCGGTCAAGGTCGAGGTCCACGCGGCGGCCGATGTCGGATCGGTGCTCGGCTGGCCGGCGGGATTGCGGCTCGCAGTGGACAACCTGGTACGCAACGCCGTCACCCACGGCGAGGCCAGCCGGATCGTGCTGACCGCGCAGCGGCGTGAGCCGATGCTGACGATCATCGTCGATGACAACGGCCGTGGCCTGCCCACCGAGGAACACGAGACGGTGCTGGGCCGGTTCCGCAGGGGCAGCACCGCGGGTGCGGGCGGATCCGGTCTCGGGCTGGCGTTGGTGGTGCAACAGGCCGAGTTGCACGGTGGGTCGATCCGCTTGTCCGACAGCCCTTTGGGCGGGCTGCGAGCCACCCTGACGGTGTCGGGGGCAAGCGCTGCGACAGGAAATGTCGCCGACTTCGCCTGA
- a CDS encoding M23 family metallopeptidase has protein sequence MRYSVVALALVPALASALTACSSAQSPQSGTTTATTPPAAATPVIASVIADPVPVPTTDGRTHLAYELMLTNTMPADVTLTSLTASAGDRKLLTLSGENLKYWTRLVAYPAVGINVLGPGQSAYVWLDVIANDSAQVPAELTHTIDVEVSKPMPPLIPPKLTETIPPVSVQTRKPASVAPPLTGEGWAAVNGCCDMTPHRMALNPVNGKPWAAQRFAIDYVQLDAQRRIFTGDKAKVDSYPYFGADVHAVADGKVVAVLDGQPEQIPGVTPRGLTLEQYGGNHIVQDIGDGNYAFYAHLKPDSLKVKPGDQLKTGQVIAALGNSGNSDAPHLHFHVMDGPDPLASNGLPFVFKSFRLDSRLASQDALQPLLDGKPAALQPGFATRDQTEVSPLVLDVMTYATG, from the coding sequence ATGCGGTACTCGGTCGTGGCCCTTGCACTGGTCCCTGCGCTCGCCAGCGCGCTGACCGCATGCTCGTCGGCCCAGTCCCCGCAGAGCGGCACAACCACTGCCACCACACCACCCGCTGCCGCCACCCCGGTGATCGCGTCGGTGATCGCCGACCCCGTCCCCGTGCCGACGACCGACGGCCGTACCCACCTGGCCTACGAGCTCATGCTCACCAACACCATGCCGGCCGACGTCACCTTGACCTCGCTCACCGCGTCGGCCGGCGACCGTAAACTGCTCACCCTGTCCGGCGAGAACCTCAAGTACTGGACCAGGCTGGTCGCCTACCCGGCCGTCGGAATCAACGTGCTCGGGCCGGGGCAGAGCGCCTATGTCTGGCTCGATGTGATCGCCAACGATTCGGCGCAGGTGCCGGCCGAGCTCACCCACACCATTGATGTCGAAGTGTCCAAACCGATGCCGCCGCTGATACCTCCGAAGCTCACGGAGACGATCCCGCCCGTCTCAGTGCAAACCCGCAAACCGGCATCCGTCGCACCGCCGCTGACCGGCGAGGGCTGGGCCGCCGTCAACGGCTGCTGCGATATGACGCCACACCGCATGGCTCTCAATCCGGTCAACGGAAAGCCTTGGGCCGCTCAACGATTCGCGATCGACTATGTACAACTGGACGCGCAGCGGCGAATCTTCACCGGGGACAAGGCGAAGGTGGACAGTTACCCCTACTTCGGCGCCGACGTCCACGCCGTGGCCGACGGCAAGGTGGTCGCGGTGCTCGACGGACAGCCCGAACAGATCCCGGGGGTGACGCCGAGAGGACTGACGCTGGAACAGTACGGCGGCAACCACATCGTGCAGGACATCGGCGATGGCAACTACGCCTTCTATGCGCATCTCAAGCCGGACAGCTTGAAGGTCAAGCCGGGTGATCAACTCAAGACCGGGCAAGTCATCGCCGCACTGGGTAATTCGGGCAACTCCGACGCGCCGCATCTGCACTTCCATGTGATGGACGGGCCTGATCCACTGGCGTCCAACGGGTTACCATTCGTGTTCAAATCGTTCCGGCTGGACTCTCGGCTGGCATCGCAGGATGCGCTCCAACCGCTGCTCGACGGCAAGCCTGCCGCGTTGCAGCCCGGCTTCGCCACCCGCGACCAAACCGAGGTCAGCCCACTGGTATTGGATGTGATGACGTATGCGACGGGCTAG